A single Triticum dicoccoides isolate Atlit2015 ecotype Zavitan chromosome 2A, WEW_v2.0, whole genome shotgun sequence DNA region contains:
- the LOC119356374 gene encoding putative E3 ubiquitin-protein ligase SINA-like 6, giving the protein MAPPSTRAALENLTLADADALDCGVCCLPLKPPIFQCGVGHALCEQCRGKLASARTCHVCRAPMADGYRRNHDLERLVESIRAPCPNAAYGRAARPVYYDGPRHLEDCLHAPCHCPEEACGFVGSTEMLLAHFAGEHEWPCTTGARAGESFSVDLEDGFNVVIVGDGARELLFLVMVSPVSLGRAVSAVCVCPRTDGGDEIFYGVELEFERLGGWYGERLKSFFNVECTNLSSGLPDPDHRFQFLLPNSVKPYEAETINIQACIYTQIQ; this is encoded by the exons ATGGCGCCACCGTCCACACGCGCGGCGCTCGAGAACCTGACGCTGGCGGACGCCGACGCACTCGACTGCGGTGTCTGCTGCCTCCCGCTCAAGCCGCCCATCTTCCAG TGCGGGGTGGGGCACGCGCTGTGCGAGCAGTGTCGCGGTAAGCTGGCCTCGGCGCGGACCTGCCACGTGTGTCGCGCCCCGATGGCCGACGGCTACCGCCGGAACCACGACTTGGAGCGGCTGGTGGAGTCCATCCGCGCGCCCTGCCCCAACGCCGCCTACGGACGCGCCGCCAGACCGGTCTACTACGACGGGCCCCGCCACCTCGAAGACTGCCTCCACGCGCCGTGCCACTGCCCCGAGGAGGCCTGCGGCTTCGTCGGCTCGACGGAGATGCTGCTGGCCCACTTCGCCGGAGAACACGAGTGGCCGTGCACCACCGGCGCCCGCGCCGGGGAGTCCTTCTCCGTGGACCTCGAGGACGGCTTCAACGTCGTCATCGTcggggacggcgccagggagctgcTGTTCCTGGTGATGGTGTCGCCCGTGTCCCTCGGACGCGCCGTCTCCGCTGTATGCGTGTGCCCCCGAACTGACGGCGGCGACGAGATCTTCTACGGGGTCGAGCTCGAGTTCGAAAGATTAGGCGGCTGGTATGGTGAGCGCCTGAAATCTTTCTTCAACGTGGAATGCACGAATCTCTCCAGTGGCCTACCCGATCCCGACCACCGCTTCCAGTTCCTCCTGCCCAATTCTGTCAAGCCATATGAGGCAGAAACTATCAACATCCAAGCCTGCATTTACACCCAGATACAGTAA
- the LOC119356373 gene encoding E3 ubiquitin-protein ligase RNF14-like gives MPPRKSWKPKGGSRGPAQRPHGKSAAAPYPNPAHEYPYDASAAAAAAEALERLDVSAAAEEDPPVETPPSPPQPEVPAPAPPSQPPVEASSSGSGSAAAGGGREEGALRRLRELVGIGREEVELTEEEVRANDQRQDDEICALEAIFGDTVVMLNRKEGQRTFQVHVHIEIPDGTDVSARLSFGAGTLNYKGAHDEDASDDLVYKFRVEHLPPILLTCLLPSSYPSHQPPFFTLSTEWLDKVMLSSLCHMLDMIWEEQLGMEVVYQWVQWLQSSSLSYLGFDNEIVLSKGDLTCVEDGGDNRACPDDAPPDLTIPRIIRYNDDKRHEAFLHGIHDCMICFSELPGVDFIKLPCHHFFCQKCMQTYCKMHVKEGTVVKLLCPDTKCEGVVPPNILKRLLGEDEFERWEGLLLQRTLDAMADVVYCPRCQTACLEDVGDEAVCSSCLFSFCTLCRERRHVGVECLSPEEKLIIFERRQKSGQVKGDIQKVMDEVRSIKEILKDAKQCPRCKMAISKIEGCNKMTCWNCGRFFCYQCNAAISGYDHFKGDCVVFDQEEIDRWEMQMNQRQQRQVVAQAQAEIFEGEYGYPCPTCRNPIPKIGNNNHLYCWACQRHFCALCRKVVLKTSQHFGPRGCKQHTADD, from the exons ATGCCTCCTCGCAAGTCGTGGAAGCCCAAGGGCGGCAGCCGCGGCCCGGCGCAGAGGCCCCACGGGAAGTCCGCCGCCGCCCCATACCCTAACCCCGCCCACGAGTACCCCTACGACGcctcggcggccgccgccgccgcagaggcCCTGGAGCGCCTCGACGTCTCCGCGGCCGCCGAGGAGGATCCTCCGGTGGAGACGCCGCCGTCTCCTCCCCAGCCCGAGGTCCCCGCGCCGGCACCGCCGTCTCAGCCGCCGGTGGAGGCCTCGTCGTCTGGGTCTGGGAGCGCCGCGGCGGGTGGGGGCCGGGAGGAAGGGGCCCTGAGGAGGCTGCGGGAGCTGGTGGGGATTGGTCGGGAGGAGGTGGAGTTGACTGAGGAGGAGGTGCGTGCCAACGATCAGAGGCAGGACGACGAG ATATGTGCCCTGGAAGCAATTTTTGGCGACACTGTTGTCATGTTGAATAGAAAGGAAGGCCAGCGGACTTTCCAG GTTCACGTGCATATTGAGATCCCAGATGGCACAGATGTATCGGCAAGGCTCAGTTTTGGTGCTGGAACACTAAATTATAAGGGAGCGCATGATGAAGATGCCTCTGATGATCTTGTTTACAAGTTTAGAGTTGAGCATTTACCTCCAATCCTGCTGACATGTCTCCTGCCTTCGTCATACCCGAGCCACCAGCCTCCCTTTTTCACTCTATCCACCGAATGGCTGGACAAAGTGATGCTTTCGTCATTATGTCACATGCTGGATATGATTTGGGAAGAGCAACTGGGCATGGAAGTAGTATATCAGTGGGTGCAATGGCTCCAAAGCTCTTCCCTTTCTTACTTAGGGTTTGATAATGAGATAGTTTTAAGCAAGGGTGATCTAACGTGTGTTGAAGATGGTGGGGATAACCGTGCTTGTCCAGATGATGCTCCACCTGATTTGACAATTCCAAGGATTATTAGATACAATGATGATAAGCGTCATGAAGCCTTTTTGCATGGTATCCATGACTGCATGATTTGTTTCAGCGAGCTTCCTG GTGTCGATTTCATCAAACTTCCATGCCACCATTTCTTTTGCCAGAAATGCATGCAAACATATTGCAAAATGCATGTCAAGGAGGGAACTGTAGTGAAGCTGCTGTGTCCTGATACAAAATGTGAAGGTGTTGTTCCTCCCAATATATTGAAAAGGCTGCTGGGGGAAGACGAGTTTGAACGTTGGGAAGGATTGCTTCTTCAGAGAACTCTTGACGCCATGGCTGATGTAGTTTATTGTCCGAGATGTCAAACTGCTTGCTTGGAAGATGTAGGTGATGAAGCTGTGTGTTCAAGTTGTTTATTCAGCTTCTGCACACTTTGTAGAGAGCGCCGTCATGTTGGGGTGGAATGTTTATCTCCAGAAGAAAAACTTATTATTTTCGAG AGACGTCAAAAGTCTGGGCAAGTTAAGGGAGATATCCAGAAGGTTATGGATGAAGTACGCAGCATCAAGGAAATTTTGAAGGATGCAAAACAGTGTCCACGATGCAAGATGGCTATATCTAAGATAGAAGGATGCAATAAGATGACCTGTTGGAACTGCGGGCGGTTCTTCTGCTACCAGTGTAATGCTGCAATCAGTGGATACGATCATTTCAA GGGTGATTGTGTGGTATTTGATCAGGAGGAAATTGATAGATGGGAAATGCAAATGAATCAAAGGCAACAACGCCAAGTAGTTGCGCAAGCGCAGGCTGAAATCTTCGAAGGAGAATATGGTTACCCATGTCCCACTTGCCGCAACCCAATTCCAAAG ATCGGAAACAACAACCATCTCTACTGCTGGGCATGCCAACGACACTTCTGTGCTCTGTGCCGGAAGGTTGTCCTCAAGACGTCGCAGCATTTTGGTCCCAGGGGATGCAAGCAACATACCGCAGACGACTGA